A genome region from Fibrobacterota bacterium includes the following:
- a CDS encoding effector binding domain-containing protein, with amino-acid sequence MKDQEKVDYPRVSRGAIKLVGISVRTTNKEEMDGSGRIAGLWKRFFEEDVLSRIPGKTHPGQIIAAYTDFESDEKGPYTLVIGADSSGAGQLPAGMVLKDIPASDYRLVSTARGRLQNIAIEAWTKIWRDEGLRKGRTYKADLEVHGEDARDPENARFDILLGVH; translated from the coding sequence TCGATTATCCCCGGGTATCCCGGGGCGCCATCAAGCTGGTGGGGATTTCCGTCCGCACCACCAACAAGGAAGAAATGGACGGGAGCGGTCGCATAGCCGGTCTCTGGAAGCGTTTCTTCGAAGAGGATGTGCTATCACGCATCCCGGGGAAGACGCACCCCGGCCAGATCATCGCCGCTTATACCGACTTCGAAAGCGACGAGAAAGGTCCTTATACCTTGGTCATCGGAGCGGACTCTTCGGGCGCAGGGCAGCTTCCCGCTGGGATGGTCCTAAAGGACATTCCAGCGTCCGATTATAGGCTTGTGTCCACCGCCCGAGGCCGCCTCCAGAACATCGCCATAGAGGCCTGGACGAAAATCTGGCGGGACGAGGGTCTCAGGAAAGGGAGGACTTATAAGGCAGACCTGGAAGTGCACGGGGAAGATGCCCGGGATCCGGAAAATGCCCGCTTCGATATCTTGCTTGGAGTTCACTGA
- a CDS encoding helix-turn-helix transcriptional regulator, producing MKISPETIRKWREQRAWSQEHLAEITGLSLRTIQRVEAEGKASNETRMALASAFGCSLPELEPIAEAAVGATIDMSAPTVQKIDSRRIRPALIVLPMVAGFLLFQDWRLNHSITWSRWSLLGISLGMLGIGIKMLTRHFPGRSRRNGFFIHAMIYSLTCSFLGFMDWKASGGITWSQWPMIGWGLGLGLHGLFQIEPLFRKSQASL from the coding sequence ATGAAGATCAGTCCGGAAACCATCCGCAAATGGCGCGAACAAAGGGCCTGGTCGCAAGAACACCTTGCCGAAATCACGGGCTTGAGCCTAAGGACCATCCAGAGGGTGGAGGCCGAGGGCAAGGCTTCCAATGAAACCCGCATGGCTTTGGCCTCCGCCTTCGGTTGCAGCCTCCCTGAATTGGAACCCATAGCCGAAGCTGCGGTGGGCGCGACGATCGATATGTCCGCCCCGACGGTTCAAAAGATCGATTCCCGGCGGATTCGTCCCGCATTGATCGTTTTGCCTATGGTGGCCGGCTTTCTTCTATTCCAGGATTGGCGGCTGAATCATTCCATCACCTGGTCCAGGTGGTCGTTACTGGGCATCTCCTTAGGCATGCTTGGGATCGGCATCAAGATGCTGACCCGGCATTTCCCCGGTCGATCCCGTCGCAATGGATTCTTCATCCACGCCATGATCTATTCTTTGACCTGTTCGTTTTTGGGGTTCATGGATTGGAAGGCTTCGGGCGGGATTACCTGGTCGCAATGGCCCATGATCGGATGGGGGTTGGGATTGGGCCTGCATGGATTATTTCAAATCGAGCCCCTGTTCCGCAAATCGCAGGCTTCTCTCTAA